The following are encoded together in the Paraburkholderia sp. BL10I2N1 genome:
- a CDS encoding DUF2917 domain-containing protein — translation MDESSQRERRWLSGSLRAEDQQEQQRRYVVQFAIVAGETVSLKISRDIVVSVASARLWVTRAGDEWDYWLKPGETLALARGERVWVTGDTDPDAATVADTEVTITTYLTRRRARWKWIRQPAFAL, via the coding sequence ATGGACGAGAGCAGTCAGCGCGAGCGCAGATGGTTGAGCGGTTCACTACGCGCGGAAGATCAGCAGGAACAGCAACGCCGCTATGTCGTGCAGTTTGCGATCGTCGCGGGCGAGACGGTGTCGTTGAAGATAAGCCGCGATATAGTCGTATCAGTGGCCAGCGCGCGCCTGTGGGTGACACGCGCCGGAGACGAATGGGACTACTGGCTAAAACCTGGCGAAACGCTGGCGCTTGCGCGCGGCGAGCGCGTGTGGGTGACCGGCGACACGGACCCTGACGCAGCAACCGTCGCGGACACCGAAGTGACGATCACGACGTACCTCACCCGGCGTCGCGCGCGATGGAAATGGATACGCCAGCCGGCGTTCGCGCTATAG
- a CDS encoding HAD family hydrolase: protein MRIETAFLFDLDGTLVDSVYQHVLAWKEALDAEGIELSVWRIHRKIGMSGGLFTNQLLRETGGDISQERVERLRRIHAEAYKRLRAQVCPLPGSRELLAALTQAGTRWAIATSGRMETAAVNLEALGVDPATAVVVTRDDVKYAKPDPDLFIAAAERLGVPIDHSVVVGDSIWDMLAARRCRALGVGLLSGGYGLEELERSGALRVYEDPKDLLVHLDEVAARP from the coding sequence ATGCGAATCGAAACAGCCTTCCTGTTCGACCTCGACGGTACGCTCGTAGACAGCGTGTATCAGCACGTGCTCGCGTGGAAGGAAGCGCTGGACGCGGAAGGCATTGAACTGTCGGTATGGCGCATCCATCGCAAGATCGGCATGAGTGGTGGCCTGTTCACAAACCAGTTGCTGCGTGAAACCGGCGGCGATATCAGCCAGGAGCGCGTCGAGCGGCTGCGTCGCATACACGCCGAAGCCTATAAGCGGCTGCGGGCGCAGGTCTGCCCACTCCCAGGTTCCCGCGAACTGCTCGCCGCACTGACGCAGGCGGGGACACGCTGGGCAATCGCCACGAGCGGCCGGATGGAAACAGCGGCAGTGAACCTCGAAGCGCTCGGCGTCGATCCCGCCACGGCAGTCGTCGTCACGCGCGACGACGTCAAGTATGCGAAGCCCGATCCCGATCTGTTCATTGCGGCAGCGGAGCGGCTCGGCGTGCCGATCGACCATTCGGTCGTGGTCGGCGACAGCATCTGGGACATGCTTGCCGCACGCCGTTGCCGGGCGCTCGGCGTCGGTCTGCTATCGGGCGGCTACGGTCTCGAGGAGCTCGAGCGCTCCGGCGCGTTGCGCGTGTACGAAGATCCGAAAGACCTGCTGGTCCATCTCGACGAAGTCGCTGCACGTCCCTGA
- a CDS encoding amino acid racemase yields MALIGVLGGMGPLATVDFMDKVVRLTPATRDQEHLPMLVANLPHIPDRSLAILDGASDPLPAMLAGIDLLNRNDVGLIVIPCNSAHHWYEQLRAHSTAPLLSIAEASIAAIPTAVRRVAVLATRGTLASGLYQTTLAARDIEPILPDEMAQVRIDACIRASKAGDLDEGAVQLSAALAVLIAQGVRVAVMGCTEIPLAARQLSAPSVTLIDSSLELARATVAFAVERGWNLPQQEADGSRLSHA; encoded by the coding sequence ATGGCTTTGATCGGAGTCCTTGGCGGGATGGGGCCGCTCGCAACAGTCGATTTCATGGACAAGGTCGTGCGCCTCACACCCGCCACGCGCGACCAGGAGCATCTGCCGATGCTGGTCGCGAACCTGCCGCATATCCCGGATCGTTCGCTTGCCATTCTCGATGGCGCAAGCGATCCGCTGCCGGCCATGCTGGCCGGCATCGATCTTTTGAACCGCAACGACGTCGGGTTGATCGTGATTCCGTGCAATTCGGCGCATCACTGGTACGAGCAGCTGAGGGCGCACAGCACGGCTCCGCTGCTGAGCATCGCCGAGGCGAGCATAGCGGCCATCCCGACCGCCGTGCGGCGCGTCGCCGTCCTGGCCACCCGCGGCACGCTCGCATCCGGCCTCTATCAAACGACGCTTGCAGCCCGCGACATCGAACCCATATTGCCGGACGAAATGGCGCAGGTGCGCATCGACGCGTGCATTCGCGCCTCGAAAGCGGGCGATCTGGATGAGGGCGCCGTGCAGCTTTCCGCCGCACTCGCCGTGCTGATCGCGCAGGGCGTGCGCGTGGCAGTCATGGGCTGCACGGAAATACCGCTCGCGGCGCGGCAGCTATCCGCGCCGTCGGTCACGTTGATCGACAGCTCACTCGAACTTGCGCGCGCAACGGTGGCGTTCGCGGTGGAGCGCGGGTGGAACCTGCCGCAACAGGAAGCAGACGGCAGCAGGCTCTCGCACGCGTGA
- a CDS encoding TetR/AcrR family transcriptional regulator, whose translation MGRRPRPPAFDAREHLLDVAIALFAERGIANTRVAQIAAASGVTSAMVHYWFQTREKLLDAVVEERLAVVFGAIWAPVDTEHGGPLALTQGIVQRMFDVTEKMPWLPSLWLREIINEGGLLRERAFRHIPMEKVAAFAQNIARGRASGELNSQLEPLLVFNSILALVMLPQATGKIWQRVNPGTSFDRATLERHAVALLMHGMSGESAKATTGPARRARRKTS comes from the coding sequence ATGGGTCGCCGCCCTCGCCCGCCCGCCTTCGACGCCCGCGAACATCTGCTCGATGTTGCGATCGCGCTCTTTGCCGAACGCGGCATCGCCAACACCAGAGTGGCGCAGATCGCCGCGGCCAGTGGCGTGACGTCCGCGATGGTGCACTACTGGTTCCAGACGCGCGAAAAGCTGCTCGATGCCGTCGTCGAAGAAAGGCTGGCGGTTGTCTTTGGTGCGATCTGGGCCCCTGTCGACACGGAACACGGCGGGCCGCTCGCACTCACGCAAGGCATAGTGCAGCGCATGTTCGATGTCACTGAAAAGATGCCGTGGTTGCCGTCGCTATGGCTGCGCGAAATCATCAACGAAGGCGGCCTCTTGCGCGAGCGGGCATTCCGCCATATCCCCATGGAGAAAGTCGCGGCATTCGCGCAGAACATTGCGCGCGGCCGCGCGTCGGGCGAACTGAATTCACAGCTGGAACCGCTGCTGGTGTTCAACTCCATTCTTGCGCTGGTCATGCTGCCGCAGGCGACCGGCAAGATCTGGCAGCGCGTGAACCCGGGCACCTCGTTCGACCGCGCGACACTCGAGCGTCATGCCGTGGCGTTGCTGATGCATGGCATGAGCGGCGAGAGCGCCAAGGCCACGACCGGGCCGGCACGCCGAGCCAGGAGGAAGACATCATGA
- a CDS encoding GlxA family transcriptional regulator, which yields MHTVAIAIFPGVQALDVAGPVDVFAEANQFVAPERRYRVTLVGAEEGAVRASNGMSIAADDTFDHAHAGFDLALVAGGPSLPDGAPDARLVDWLANVASRCERYGSICTGAFALGHAGLLDGRQVTTHWQHAQQLAEQFPQARVDFDRIYLRDERLVTSAGVTAGIDLSLALVAEDQGPQIALAVAKRLVVFAQRQGGQSQFSPYLTAPADETSPIARVQAHVMQHIRDSFTVKELADVAGMSERTFARVFVQQAGIAPHEFVERARVDAARKQLESSAAPLKTVAWECGFGTADRMRIVFARRLGVTPMQYRERFRSG from the coding sequence ATGCATACCGTCGCGATTGCGATCTTTCCTGGCGTGCAGGCGCTCGATGTGGCAGGCCCCGTCGATGTCTTCGCCGAGGCCAATCAGTTCGTTGCACCGGAGCGCCGCTATCGCGTGACGCTGGTGGGTGCAGAGGAGGGGGCGGTACGCGCATCGAACGGCATGTCGATTGCCGCCGACGACACGTTCGATCATGCTCACGCCGGTTTCGATCTTGCACTCGTGGCGGGCGGACCGTCGTTGCCCGACGGTGCGCCCGACGCGCGGCTCGTCGACTGGCTGGCCAACGTGGCGTCACGTTGCGAGCGCTACGGCTCGATCTGCACGGGCGCGTTCGCGCTTGGCCATGCCGGGCTGCTCGACGGACGCCAGGTCACGACCCACTGGCAGCACGCGCAGCAACTCGCGGAGCAGTTTCCACAGGCGCGCGTCGATTTCGACCGAATCTATCTGCGCGACGAACGGCTGGTGACATCGGCTGGCGTGACGGCGGGCATCGACCTGTCGCTCGCGCTCGTCGCCGAAGATCAGGGTCCGCAGATTGCGCTCGCGGTAGCGAAGCGGCTGGTCGTGTTCGCACAGCGGCAGGGCGGCCAGTCGCAGTTCAGCCCATACCTCACTGCCCCGGCAGACGAAACGTCGCCGATCGCAAGGGTCCAGGCGCACGTGATGCAGCACATACGCGACAGCTTCACGGTGAAGGAACTGGCGGACGTTGCCGGCATGAGCGAGCGCACCTTCGCGCGGGTATTCGTGCAGCAGGCCGGCATCGCACCGCATGAATTCGTCGAGCGGGCGAGGGTGGACGCCGCGCGCAAACAGCTTGAAAGCAGCGCTGCGCCGCTCAAGACAGTCGCCTGGGAATGTGGATTCGGCACGGCCGATCGCATGCGGATCGTGTTCGCGCGCCGTCTTGGCGTAACGCCAATGCAGTATCGCGAGCGGTTCCGCTCGGGTTGA
- a CDS encoding HlyD family efflux transporter periplasmic adaptor subunit, producing MIVSPQILRVAIALAIGIACAGCSKEAPGTWQGYVEGEFVYLASSQAGQLTLLSVSRGQTVANNAPLFTLEAQNETEAVAQAREQLHAARSQLADLNTGKRPPEVDVTEAQLVQAQADAARAATQYQRDELQLRAGGIAQSQLDDSRATALSTAAHVRELKSQVSVAHLPGRIEQIRAQSAQVEAAQAALAQAQWKLDQKSLRAPHGGLVFDTMYRSGEWVPAGSPVVRMLPPANVKVRFFVPQAVVGSLAPGRHVLIHCDGCAAEVPAVLSFISDQAEYTPPVIYSNESRAKLVFMVEARPQVADAPKLRPGQPVVVRLQ from the coding sequence ATGATCGTGTCGCCGCAGATTCTCCGTGTCGCTATCGCGCTCGCGATCGGCATCGCGTGTGCAGGTTGCTCGAAAGAAGCACCCGGAACGTGGCAAGGCTATGTCGAAGGCGAGTTCGTGTATCTCGCATCGTCGCAGGCGGGACAGCTGACACTGCTTTCGGTATCGCGCGGACAGACGGTCGCCAACAATGCGCCGCTGTTCACGCTCGAAGCACAGAACGAAACCGAGGCTGTCGCTCAGGCACGCGAGCAGTTGCACGCGGCCCGCTCGCAGCTCGCCGACCTCAACACCGGCAAGCGGCCTCCGGAAGTCGACGTCACCGAGGCGCAGCTCGTGCAGGCACAGGCCGACGCGGCACGCGCCGCGACGCAGTATCAGCGCGACGAACTGCAGTTGCGCGCGGGAGGTATCGCGCAAAGCCAGCTCGACGATTCCCGCGCCACGGCCCTTTCCACCGCCGCGCACGTGCGCGAATTGAAGAGCCAGGTGTCCGTCGCGCACCTGCCGGGCCGTATCGAACAGATCCGCGCGCAGAGCGCCCAGGTCGAGGCCGCCCAGGCGGCACTCGCGCAGGCGCAATGGAAGCTCGACCAGAAGAGCCTGCGCGCCCCGCATGGCGGTCTCGTGTTCGACACCATGTATCGCAGCGGCGAATGGGTGCCGGCCGGCAGTCCGGTGGTGCGAATGCTGCCGCCGGCCAACGTCAAGGTCCGCTTCTTCGTGCCCCAGGCAGTGGTTGGGTCGCTTGCGCCGGGCAGGCACGTGCTCATCCATTGCGACGGCTGCGCGGCGGAAGTGCCGGCGGTACTCAGCTTCATCTCGGACCAGGCGGAGTACACGCCGCCCGTCATCTACAGCAACGAGAGTCGCGCCAAGCTGGTGTTCATGGTCGAGGCGCGGCCCCAGGTGGCCGATGCGCCGAAGCTTCGTCCGGGTCAGCCCGTTGTGGTGAGGCTGCAATGA